One genomic region from uncultured Tateyamaria sp. encodes:
- a CDS encoding bile acid:sodium symporter family protein, which produces MDILVNVVLPLSLAIIMLSLGIGLTFADFGRVLRTPKAFATGAIAQVILLPGVTYCVVRAFGLPAEIAVGFMLLSFCPGGVTSNMLARLSRGDVALSVSLTAVISLLSILTVPVLAAWSVVHFMGDAAPDVSVTRLAVSVFVIVTLPVLIGVLIRRYATDFAISVEPFLSRLATLLFIIIVVAALAANWDIFVGNLDTLGPALVVLILVLLLVGLALARLAALPWDQSKTIAVETGIQNATLGITLAALISGQADGFSAMALPSGVYGILMYLVAAPFVVWFRSR; this is translated from the coding sequence ATGGACATACTTGTAAACGTGGTGCTGCCACTTTCGCTGGCGATCATCATGCTGAGCCTCGGCATCGGACTGACCTTTGCCGACTTTGGCCGCGTCCTGCGCACACCCAAGGCCTTTGCCACCGGCGCGATCGCTCAGGTCATCCTGCTACCCGGTGTCACCTATTGTGTGGTGCGCGCCTTTGGATTGCCCGCCGAAATCGCCGTCGGCTTCATGCTGCTCAGCTTTTGTCCGGGTGGCGTCACGTCAAACATGCTTGCGCGCCTGTCCCGGGGCGACGTCGCCCTATCGGTGTCCCTCACGGCTGTTATCAGCCTGCTCAGCATTCTGACGGTCCCTGTCCTTGCCGCGTGGTCGGTCGTGCATTTCATGGGGGATGCCGCACCGGATGTGTCGGTGACACGCCTTGCCGTGTCGGTCTTTGTGATCGTCACGCTGCCGGTCTTGATCGGGGTCCTGATCCGCCGCTATGCCACCGATTTCGCCATCAGTGTCGAACCTTTTCTGTCGCGCCTTGCCACCCTGCTGTTCATCATCATCGTTGTTGCCGCGCTGGCCGCGAACTGGGACATCTTTGTCGGCAACCTGGACACGCTGGGTCCTGCGCTGGTGGTGCTTATCCTTGTTCTTCTGCTGGTCGGCCTGGCCCTGGCCCGGTTGGCCGCCTTGCCCTGGGACCAGTCCAAGACGATCGCCGTTGAAACCGGCATCCAGAACGCGACCCTTGGCATCACGCTGGCCGCCCTCATATCCGGCCAGGCCGACGGGTTCAGCGCGATGGCCCTGCCATCCGGGGTCTACGGCATTCTGATGTATCTTGTTGCCGCACCCTTTGTGGTATGGTTCCGCAGCCGCTGA
- a CDS encoding FAD-binding dehydrogenase, with product MDQADAIVVGSGLAGLAAAAELGDRGKRVIIVDQEPRSFLGGQAFWSLGGLFMVDTPEQRRMGIRDNRALALNDWMGSAQFDRDEDAMPRKWAEAYIDFAAGEMRPWLHAMGLRWFPIVGWAERGGSFADGHGNSVPRFHITWGTGPGIIEHFVRRCEDHEKAGLIQFNFRHQVDRIDMENGAAKGVSGTLLADDGAARGQQTNRDKVGEFALRAPSVIVTSGGIGGNFDMVRKVWPTDRLGPAPKDMVAGVPAHVDGRMIGISEAAGGHVINGDRMWHYTEGVKNWDPIWPSHGIRILPGPSSMWFDAEGNRFAPPALPGFDSMSTLRDILATGYDYSWFVLTQKIIKKEFALSGSEQNPDLTSKKWSEVIRQRVLSGKNATGPVEAFKERGEDFVVANDLSTLVRGMNQVAGGNLIDEAKLRAQIEARDAQIDNPFSKDAQMMAIHAARNYRGDRLLRTAKPHKFLDPGNGPLIAVKLHVLTRKTLGGLHTTLDSQMIGAYGVPVPGLFAAGEVAGFGGGGYHGYNALEGTFLGGCIFSGRAAGRSNSIA from the coding sequence ATGGATCAGGCAGACGCCATTGTCGTGGGATCGGGCCTTGCCGGTCTGGCCGCGGCCGCCGAACTTGGGGATCGCGGCAAGCGGGTGATCATCGTTGATCAGGAGCCGCGCAGTTTCCTCGGCGGTCAAGCCTTCTGGTCCCTGGGCGGGCTTTTCATGGTCGACACGCCCGAACAGCGGCGCATGGGCATCCGTGACAACCGCGCGCTGGCCCTGAACGACTGGATGGGCAGCGCCCAGTTTGACCGCGACGAAGACGCTATGCCCCGCAAATGGGCCGAAGCCTATATCGACTTTGCCGCGGGCGAGATGCGCCCCTGGCTGCATGCGATGGGGTTGCGGTGGTTTCCCATCGTGGGCTGGGCCGAACGGGGCGGCAGCTTTGCCGATGGGCACGGCAATTCAGTGCCCCGGTTTCATATCACCTGGGGCACGGGCCCCGGCATCATCGAACATTTCGTGCGCCGCTGCGAAGACCATGAAAAGGCGGGCCTGATCCAGTTCAACTTTCGCCACCAGGTGGACCGGATTGATATGGAGAACGGGGCGGCCAAGGGTGTCAGTGGCACGCTGCTGGCCGACGACGGTGCCGCGCGCGGCCAGCAGACCAACCGCGACAAGGTGGGGGAGTTCGCGCTGCGCGCGCCATCGGTCATCGTGACCTCCGGTGGCATTGGTGGCAATTTCGACATGGTGCGCAAGGTGTGGCCCACAGACCGCCTTGGGCCCGCGCCCAAGGACATGGTGGCCGGTGTGCCTGCCCATGTGGACGGCCGCATGATCGGCATTTCCGAGGCGGCAGGCGGACACGTCATCAATGGCGACCGCATGTGGCACTATACCGAAGGCGTCAAGAACTGGGACCCGATCTGGCCCAGCCACGGCATTCGTATCCTGCCGGGTCCGTCGTCGATGTGGTTCGACGCGGAAGGCAACCGGTTCGCCCCACCCGCCCTGCCCGGCTTTGACAGCATGTCGACCCTGCGCGACATTCTCGCGACGGGCTATGATTACAGCTGGTTCGTGCTGACCCAGAAGATCATCAAGAAGGAATTCGCGCTGTCCGGGTCCGAGCAGAACCCGGACCTGACCTCCAAGAAGTGGTCAGAGGTGATCAGGCAACGCGTGCTGTCGGGCAAGAACGCCACCGGCCCGGTCGAAGCCTTCAAGGAACGCGGCGAGGATTTTGTCGTCGCCAACGATCTGAGCACGCTTGTCCGGGGCATGAACCAGGTCGCGGGCGGCAACCTGATTGACGAGGCCAAACTGCGCGCACAGATCGAGGCGCGGGATGCCCAGATCGACAATCCGTTCTCGAAGGATGCGCAGATGATGGCCATTCATGCCGCGCGCAACTATCGCGGTGACCGCCTGTTGCGCACGGCCAAGCCGCACAAGTTCCTTGATCCTGGGAACGGCCCGCTGATCGCGGTCAAGCTGCATGTGCTGACGCGCAAGACGTTGGGCGGGCTTCACACCACCCTCGACAGCCAGATGATCGGGGCCTATGGCGTGCCTGTGCCGGGCCTGTTCGCGGCCGGCGAGGTCGCGGGCTTTGGCGGCGGGGGCTATCACGGCTACAATGCGCTTGAGGGCACGTTCCTGGGCGGCTGCATCTTTTCGGGGCGCGCTGCCGGGCGGTCAAATTCCATCGCCTGA
- a CDS encoding SLC13 family permease has protein sequence MGLIELSQTGYAILTLVVVGVMFVLFLREVFPTEVVAIGGVALMLGSGALPYDDALIVLSNPAPWTIAAMFIIMGALVRTGALDAFTGLADRKARTNPAVAVILLMAFVVFSSAIVSNTPVVVVMIPVIIQLAKTMGLSPSKLLIPLSYAAILGGTLTLIGTSTNLLVDGVARAQGMAPFTIFEVTPLGIVLVVWGMVYLRFFGPLLLPDRDSLAGLLSDRSRMKFFTEAVIPPESNLVGREVTGVQLFKRDGVRLIDVIRGDQSLRRNMAGVALQVGDRVVLRTQMTELLSLQRNKELKRIDQVGAVETTTVEVLITPGCKMVGRSLGALRLRRRYGVYPLAVHRRNQNIGRQLDDLVVKVGDTLLLEGAPEDIQRLASDMDMVDVSKPSQREYRRSHAPIALGALLGIVILAALGVAPILMLSVLAVAVVLITRCIDADEAFSFVDGRLLALIFSMLAIGAALEATGAVSLIVDAIAPSLMVLPPFLIVWAVYLLTSVLTELVSNNAVAVVVTPIAIGLATALGIDPRPLVVAVMVAASASFATPIGYQTNMLVYGPGGYKFTDFMRVGIPLNLSVGVLASAVIPLIWPL, from the coding sequence ATGGGGCTGATCGAGCTTTCGCAAACAGGCTATGCCATCCTGACGCTGGTGGTGGTGGGCGTCATGTTCGTGCTGTTCCTGCGCGAGGTGTTTCCGACCGAAGTGGTGGCCATCGGCGGCGTGGCCCTGATGCTTGGGTCGGGTGCATTGCCCTATGACGATGCCCTGATCGTTCTGTCCAACCCGGCCCCGTGGACCATCGCGGCGATGTTCATCATCATGGGGGCGCTTGTGCGCACCGGGGCGCTGGATGCCTTCACCGGGCTGGCGGACCGCAAGGCCCGAACCAACCCGGCCGTGGCCGTCATCCTGTTGATGGCCTTTGTTGTCTTCAGTTCGGCAATCGTGTCGAATACCCCGGTTGTGGTGGTCATGATCCCGGTGATCATTCAACTGGCCAAGACAATGGGGCTCAGCCCGTCGAAACTGCTGATCCCGCTCAGCTATGCCGCGATCCTGGGCGGCACGCTGACCCTGATCGGCACCTCGACCAACCTGCTGGTGGACGGTGTGGCCCGGGCGCAGGGGATGGCGCCGTTTACCATCTTCGAGGTCACGCCGCTGGGCATTGTCCTGGTGGTCTGGGGGATGGTGTACTTGCGGTTCTTTGGTCCCCTGCTGTTGCCGGACCGCGACAGCTTGGCGGGGTTGCTGAGCGACCGCAGCCGCATGAAATTCTTTACCGAGGCCGTCATCCCCCCCGAATCCAACCTGGTCGGACGCGAGGTGACGGGCGTGCAGTTGTTCAAGCGCGATGGCGTACGCCTGATCGATGTGATCCGGGGCGATCAGTCGTTGCGCCGGAACATGGCAGGGGTCGCGTTGCAGGTGGGCGACCGTGTGGTCCTGCGGACCCAGATGACCGAGCTTTTGAGCCTGCAACGCAACAAGGAACTCAAGCGCATCGATCAGGTCGGCGCGGTCGAGACAACGACGGTCGAGGTTCTGATCACACCCGGCTGCAAGATGGTGGGCCGGTCCCTGGGGGCGCTGCGCCTGCGCCGCCGCTACGGGGTTTATCCACTGGCCGTGCACCGCCGGAACCAGAACATCGGGCGGCAGCTGGATGACCTGGTGGTCAAGGTCGGTGATACGCTGCTGTTGGAAGGGGCACCCGAAGACATCCAGCGTCTGGCCAGTGACATGGACATGGTGGATGTCTCCAAGCCCTCGCAACGCGAATACCGGCGCAGCCACGCCCCCATTGCGCTGGGCGCGCTGTTGGGGATCGTGATCCTGGCGGCCCTCGGGGTTGCCCCGATCCTGATGCTGTCGGTGCTGGCAGTCGCCGTGGTGCTGATCACCCGCTGCATCGACGCGGACGAGGCGTTTTCCTTTGTCGATGGCCGCTTGCTGGCGCTTATCTTTTCCATGCTGGCCATTGGTGCGGCGCTCGAGGCGACGGGGGCGGTGTCGCTGATCGTGGATGCCATCGCGCCCAGCCTGATGGTGCTGCCGCCGTTCCTGATCGTGTGGGCGGTGTACCTGCTGACCTCCGTCCTGACCGAATTGGTCAGCAACAATGCGGTCGCGGTTGTGGTGACACCCATCGCCATCGGCCTTGCCACTGCCCTCGGGATTGATCCGCGCCCGCTTGTGGTGGCGGTGATGGTGGCGGCGTCGGCGTCGTTCGCGACGCCCATCGGCTATCAAACCAACATGCTTGTCTATGGTCCAGGCGGCTACAAGTTCACCGACTTCATGCGGGTGGGCATTCCGCTCAACCTAAGCGTCGGCGTGCTGGCGTCGGCGGTGATCCCGCTGATCTGGCCGTTGTGA
- a CDS encoding DMT family transporter, with amino-acid sequence MTGRAALGFTAVLILLGAGWGLTMPLTKIAVSTGYQHFGLLFWQMAIGAAVMTVLGLVRGARLPWGRDHMRVYLVIALIGSVLPNSASYQAAVHLPSGIMSILLSMIPIWAFPIALLLALDRFEWRRFAGLLVGLTAVLLIVLPNANMTGAIPIFWIFVGLISGLFYAFEGNYVARWGTAGLDAVQVLWGASVVGAVIALPLALFSGQWIDPRPAYGAADIALILSSVTHVLVYAGYVWLVGRAGPVFAVQVSFLVTLFGVFWAKLILEEAYAPTVWAALALMLVGMFLVQPRRGRVEAAASLGDSAR; translated from the coding sequence ATGACGGGTCGCGCGGCCCTCGGGTTCACGGCAGTGCTGATCCTGCTGGGGGCGGGGTGGGGCCTGACCATGCCCCTGACCAAGATTGCCGTCAGCACCGGATATCAGCATTTCGGCCTTCTGTTCTGGCAGATGGCGATCGGCGCTGCCGTCATGACGGTGCTTGGCCTGGTGCGCGGTGCGCGCCTGCCCTGGGGGCGGGATCACATGCGGGTCTATCTGGTGATTGCGCTGATCGGATCGGTATTGCCCAACTCGGCCAGCTATCAGGCGGCGGTGCACCTGCCGTCGGGCATCATGTCCATCCTGCTCAGCATGATCCCGATCTGGGCCTTCCCCATCGCGCTGCTGCTGGCGCTTGACCGCTTTGAATGGCGCCGTTTCGCGGGCTTGCTGGTCGGATTGACCGCCGTCCTGTTGATCGTGCTGCCCAACGCGAACATGACCGGCGCGATCCCGATTTTCTGGATCTTCGTGGGTCTGATTTCGGGCCTGTTTTACGCGTTCGAGGGCAATTACGTGGCGCGTTGGGGGACGGCGGGCCTGGATGCGGTGCAGGTCCTGTGGGGTGCCTCTGTCGTGGGGGCCGTGATCGCGCTGCCTCTTGCGCTGTTCAGCGGGCAATGGATCGATCCGCGCCCGGCATACGGGGCCGCAGACATCGCCCTGATCCTCAGTTCCGTCACCCATGTGCTGGTCTATGCGGGCTATGTCTGGCTGGTGGGCCGCGCGGGCCCCGTTTTTGCGGTGCAGGTCAGTTTTCTGGTGACGCTCTTTGGTGTGTTCTGGGCCAAGCTGATCCTGGAGGAGGCCTATGCCCCGACCGTCTGGGCCGCCCTTGCACTGATGCTGGTGGGCATGTTTCTGGTGCAGCCGCGCCGCGGGCGGGTTGAAGCGGCGGCATCGTTGGGGGACAGTGCACGCTGA
- a CDS encoding TIGR00282 family metallophosphoesterase: MKLLFLGDVMGRAGRQAVTDHLPRLRADWDLDFVVVNGENATSGMGLSGAHAKTLLEAGADCVTLGDHAFDQKDMLAFVEQEPRIIRPLNFSKAAPGKGARLFTARNGKKVLVAQALGQVFMKRPFDDPFSALETVFRAHPLGGQADAIIVDFHCEATSEKMAMGHWCDGRASLMVGTHTHVPTADAMILSRGCAYLTDAGMCGDYNSVIGMQRDEPLRRFITGMPKERFQPALGPATLSGVYVETGADGRATRIEMVREGGLLQASGP, encoded by the coding sequence ATGAAACTTCTATTCCTGGGTGATGTGATGGGCCGCGCGGGCCGTCAGGCTGTCACCGATCACCTGCCGCGATTGCGCGCCGACTGGGACCTCGATTTTGTTGTTGTGAACGGGGAAAACGCCACGTCCGGCATGGGGCTGTCCGGTGCGCATGCCAAAACCCTGCTTGAGGCCGGCGCGGATTGCGTGACGCTGGGCGACCATGCCTTTGACCAAAAGGACATGCTTGCCTTTGTCGAGCAGGAGCCGCGGATCATTCGCCCGCTGAACTTCTCCAAGGCCGCACCGGGTAAGGGCGCGCGCCTGTTCACGGCGCGGAACGGCAAGAAGGTGCTGGTGGCCCAGGCGCTGGGGCAGGTGTTCATGAAGCGGCCTTTTGATGATCCTTTCTCGGCCCTTGAAACGGTGTTCCGTGCCCATCCTCTGGGTGGTCAGGCCGACGCCATCATCGTGGATTTCCATTGCGAGGCGACCTCCGAGAAGATGGCGATGGGGCATTGGTGTGACGGGCGGGCCAGCCTGATGGTTGGCACCCACACCCATGTGCCGACGGCAGACGCGATGATCCTGTCCAGGGGGTGTGCCTACCTGACCGATGCGGGCATGTGCGGCGACTATAACTCGGTCATCGGCATGCAGCGGGACGAACCCCTGCGCCGGTTCATCACCGGCATGCCAAAAGAGCGGTTTCAGCCGGCCCTTGGCCCCGCCACTCTGTCCGGCGTCTATGTCGAAACGGGTGCTGACGGACGCGCGACGCGCATCGAAATGGTGCGCGAGGGCGGGCTTTTGCAGGCCAGCGGTCCATGA
- a CDS encoding 5-formyltetrahydrofolate cyclo-ligase — protein sequence MDLADQKAAVRKQAFAARKAAFDLDAGGASGLLSSVLAGYRGVSLAGYMPIRSEIDPLPAMAEAAAHGHVGVPVIMGQGQPLRFSRWMPDAPLRAGPFGAMVPEVDDFLKPEILIVPLVAFTRTGGRLGYGGGFYDRTLQQLRARRATLAIGFAYGAQEMAALPMEPTDQMLDMIVTDAEVIEV from the coding sequence ATGGATCTGGCGGATCAGAAAGCGGCCGTGCGCAAACAGGCCTTTGCCGCGCGCAAGGCCGCGTTCGACCTGGATGCGGGTGGGGCGTCGGGCCTGTTGTCATCCGTTCTGGCCGGGTACCGGGGTGTGTCGCTGGCGGGTTACATGCCCATCCGGTCCGAGATTGATCCGCTGCCTGCCATGGCCGAGGCGGCCGCGCATGGGCATGTCGGTGTGCCGGTGATCATGGGGCAGGGGCAACCGCTGCGTTTCTCGCGCTGGATGCCCGACGCGCCGCTGCGCGCGGGTCCGTTCGGCGCGATGGTGCCGGAGGTTGACGATTTCCTTAAGCCCGAGATCTTGATCGTGCCGCTTGTTGCCTTCACCCGGACGGGCGGGCGTTTGGGTTATGGCGGCGGCTTCTATGACCGGACATTGCAGCAATTGCGCGCGCGTCGGGCGACCCTTGCCATCGGTTTTGCATATGGCGCGCAGGAAATGGCGGCGCTGCCGATGGAGCCGACGGATCAGATGCTCGACATGATTGTCACGGACGCAGAGGTGATTGAGGTCTGA
- the mgtE gene encoding magnesium transporter, whose product MSDEANVTDPTSDENAYVLERKNVSAILYAVDIEDREQLTKLMEPLHAADIADLLEQINAFDRSRLIRLYDREFDGDILTELDEAIREEVIAVLKPNVLAEAVRDLDSDDVVDLIEDLDDKQQEQILDALEDTDRALVEQSLAFPEYSAGRLMQREVVMAPEHWTVGEAIDRLRNAEEEDLPNQFYHIVLVDPRLHPVGNVTLGKLMRSRREVMLTDLVEDTFRVIPASQDESDVAYAFNQYHLISAPVVDDEGRLIGLITIDDAMAVLDEEHEEDILRLAGVGEESALSDSVRETTKRRIPWLAVNLVTSILASLVIAQFEMAIAQIVALAVLMPIVASMGGNAGTQSLTVAVRALATKDLTGANVWRVIRREVLVGLINGAVFAVVMGVVGILWFGSPALGYVIAAAMVVNMVVAGLAGTGIPIVLDRIGIDPALASGAFVTTVTDVVGFFAFLGLAAIVLL is encoded by the coding sequence ATGTCAGATGAGGCCAACGTGACGGACCCCACCAGCGATGAAAACGCCTATGTGCTTGAACGCAAGAACGTTTCCGCGATCCTGTATGCCGTTGACATCGAAGACCGCGAACAGCTGACCAAGCTGATGGAGCCGCTGCACGCGGCCGACATTGCCGACCTTCTGGAACAGATCAACGCCTTTGACCGGTCGCGCCTGATCCGCCTTTATGATCGCGAATTTGACGGCGACATCCTGACCGAACTGGACGAAGCGATCCGCGAAGAGGTGATTGCCGTTCTCAAGCCGAACGTCCTGGCCGAAGCGGTGCGCGATCTGGACAGTGACGATGTGGTCGACCTGATCGAAGATCTGGACGACAAGCAGCAGGAACAGATCCTGGATGCGCTGGAGGACACCGATCGTGCGCTGGTCGAACAGTCGCTGGCCTTCCCCGAGTATTCTGCCGGTCGCCTGATGCAGCGCGAGGTGGTCATGGCCCCCGAACACTGGACCGTGGGCGAGGCCATCGACCGGCTGCGCAATGCCGAGGAAGAGGACCTGCCCAATCAGTTCTACCACATCGTGCTGGTGGACCCGCGCCTGCATCCGGTGGGCAATGTGACGCTGGGCAAGCTCATGCGGTCGCGGCGCGAGGTGATGCTGACGGATCTGGTGGAGGACACCTTTCGCGTCATTCCCGCCAGCCAGGACGAAAGCGACGTGGCCTATGCCTTTAACCAGTATCACCTGATCTCGGCCCCCGTGGTTGATGACGAGGGGCGGTTGATCGGTCTGATCACCATCGACGACGCGATGGCCGTGCTGGATGAAGAGCACGAGGAAGACATCCTGCGCCTGGCGGGGGTGGGCGAGGAATCGGCCCTGTCGGATTCGGTCCGGGAGACGACCAAGCGGCGTATTCCGTGGTTGGCGGTGAACCTGGTGACGTCCATCCTCGCATCGCTGGTCATCGCGCAGTTTGAAATGGCGATTGCCCAGATCGTGGCGTTGGCCGTCCTGATGCCCATCGTGGCGTCGATGGGGGGCAATGCCGGCACGCAATCGCTGACCGTGGCCGTGCGCGCGCTTGCGACCAAGGATCTGACCGGTGCAAATGTGTGGCGCGTCATCCGGCGCGAGGTGTTGGTGGGCCTGATCAACGGCGCTGTCTTTGCCGTAGTGATGGGCGTTGTCGGCATCCTCTGGTTCGGATCGCCTGCGCTGGGATACGTGATTGCGGCCGCGATGGTGGTGAACATGGTTGTGGCGGGGCTGGCGGGCACAGGCATTCCCATCGTGCTGGACCGCATCGGAATAGACCCGGCGCTGGCCTCGGGGGCGTTTGTGACCACCGTGACGGATGTGGTTGGTTTCTTTGCGTTTCTCGGCCTTGCGGCCATCGTGCTGCTGTAG
- the guaD gene encoding guanine deaminase has translation MSNAHLLTGHVLTFSGDPFVTPWADAVHLGENSAVLIEDGRITALGDAAKAQGAHAARHDYTGHLICPGFIDAHAHYPQTGIIASWGKRLIDWLNTYTFPEEMRFGDPAYAQATAARYLDLLLDHGTTSVASFCTIHPSSVEALFTAAAERNMAVVAGKTCMDRNAPDGLRDSAQSAYDDSKALLDRWHRRGRAHYAITPRFSPTSTENQMAALGTLWAEHPDALMQTHLSEQVDEIAWVRGLYPTARDYLDTYEQHGLLGARGLYGHAIHLVPREVDRLREVGAGLVHCPTSNTFIGSGLFDLMGLAGAGLRVGLATDTGGGSSFSMLRSMAAAYEIAQLRGVAVHAAQLLWLATAGAARVLHRADEIGQIAPGLAADLCVLDLASTPAIAQRHAQAEDIWDAVFPTIMMGDDRAVADVWVAGVRRT, from the coding sequence ATGAGCAATGCGCATCTTCTGACCGGCCATGTGCTGACCTTTTCTGGCGACCCGTTTGTGACCCCGTGGGCCGACGCGGTGCATCTTGGTGAAAACAGCGCGGTGTTGATCGAGGATGGCAGGATCACGGCCTTGGGCGACGCGGCCAAGGCGCAAGGCGCGCACGCGGCGCGCCACGACTACACCGGCCACCTGATCTGCCCCGGTTTCATCGACGCGCACGCGCATTATCCGCAGACGGGCATCATCGCGTCCTGGGGCAAGCGGCTGATCGACTGGCTGAACACCTACACCTTCCCCGAAGAAATGCGCTTTGGCGATCCGGCCTACGCGCAGGCCACGGCCGCGCGCTATCTTGATCTTCTGCTGGATCACGGCACCACGTCCGTCGCCAGTTTCTGCACCATCCATCCGTCCAGCGTCGAGGCGCTGTTCACAGCGGCGGCAGAGCGCAACATGGCCGTGGTCGCGGGCAAGACCTGCATGGACCGCAACGCCCCCGACGGCCTGCGTGACAGCGCGCAATCGGCCTATGACGACAGCAAGGCGCTTCTGGACAGATGGCACCGCAGGGGCCGTGCGCACTATGCCATCACGCCGCGCTTTTCCCCGACCTCGACCGAAAACCAGATGGCCGCGCTTGGGACGCTTTGGGCCGAGCATCCCGATGCCCTGATGCAAACCCATCTGAGCGAACAGGTGGACGAAATCGCCTGGGTGCGCGGCCTGTATCCGACTGCGCGGGATTACCTGGATACATACGAACAGCATGGGCTGTTGGGCGCGCGGGGACTTTATGGCCACGCCATCCACCTTGTGCCGCGCGAAGTGGACCGTTTGCGCGAGGTGGGCGCGGGCCTTGTGCACTGCCCCACGTCCAACACGTTCATCGGCTCGGGCCTGTTTGATCTGATGGGCCTTGCCGGTGCGGGCCTGCGCGTGGGTCTGGCCACGGATACCGGCGGCGGTTCGTCTTTTTCCATGCTTCGGTCCATGGCCGCCGCCTACGAGATCGCGCAATTGCGCGGTGTGGCCGTTCATGCGGCCCAGCTTTTGTGGCTGGCGACTGCGGGGGCGGCGCGTGTGCTGCACCGTGCGGATGAGATCGGGCAGATTGCGCCGGGCCTTGCCGCCGACCTCTGTGTCCTTGACCTGGCGTCGACCCCGGCCATCGCGCAGCGGCATGCCCAGGCGGAAGACATCTGGGACGCCGTGTTCCCGACCATCATGATGGGCGATGACCGCGCGGTGGCAGACGTGTGGGTCGCGGGCGTCAGGCGCACCTAA
- a CDS encoding CAP domain-containing protein, whose protein sequence is MSDPVALSAVNAERAAQNRAPLVYDRSLEAAAEAHAQDMARSGFFSHTGSDGSDIGQRLTRAGYRYCFGAENIAAGQRSLTEVMAAWMGSRGHRRNILHRDAKAVGLAQAPGNIWVMVLAAPC, encoded by the coding sequence GTGAGCGATCCTGTCGCGCTGAGCGCGGTCAATGCCGAACGGGCGGCGCAGAACCGTGCCCCTCTGGTCTATGACCGCAGCTTGGAGGCGGCGGCAGAGGCCCACGCACAGGACATGGCGCGCTCAGGTTTCTTTTCCCACACGGGATCGGATGGGTCCGATATCGGCCAACGTCTGACCCGCGCCGGGTATCGGTATTGCTTTGGGGCCGAAAACATCGCCGCGGGCCAGCGCAGCCTGACCGAGGTGATGGCCGCGTGGATGGGATCGCGCGGGCACCGGCGCAACATCCTGCATCGCGACGCGAAGGCGGTCGGGCTGGCGCAGGCCCCGGGCAATATCTGGGTGATGGTGCTGGCCGCCCCCTGTTAG